The genomic stretch GTTCATAAGTCCGAAAGTTGTAACTCATCTTTTCCCCCTTTAATATGGTCTTTGTTCCTTCCTTTGCTACTATTTTACATTATATAGGGGGCTTATGACACAGGCTCTCAATATCATTTAATTTGTGCTTTCTCTCAAAAAAGAGCGCATAAAGATAAATCCGATAGAGAGAAACAAATACTTCGCGCTAACAAATTGTTGGAAAATCCCGGGAAGGCTTTCAAAAAATCAAAATTCATAAAGAACGCCGTAAACAACAAGCTGGAATTGAATAAAGAACTGATTGCAAAAACCGAATTGCTGGAAGGAATAAAAGCCTATGCCACAAATGTTTCAAATATTGCCCCCGAACTGTTAATATCTAAGCTCTAAAGATCTTTGGAATATTGAAAAAACTTTTAGGATAGCAAAGCATGATTTAGAAATTAGACCTGTATTCCTTTGGACAGAAATAGGCATAAAATCTCATATAGCTCTCGTATTTGTCAGTTTATGCATATCTAAATTTTTGGAGATTAAAGCTAATTCATCTATTGATGCAGTAAAAAGTTTGCTGTGGAAGGTATTTGACGCGGAATTGTTGGATAATGTCTCAGGCAGAACCAGAACAAAAAGATCCCCAATCCCCGAAAACCTTCAAAACCTTGAAAATAGCTTGTGATACATAAAAGAGAAAGTCAGGAAAAATATGAATCCGCTATAGCTTTCATAAGAACGATGCATTCGATCTTTGGAGATAATTGGAGAGAAAGAATGGTTGGCCTGCTTAAGGCCTCATCTGTTGAATCGGCGAGCTATCTTTCTGCAAGGATCGGCTATTAAGTCGCAGAGGGCTTGATATCAACCAAATTCAGTTGTACCGTTTCAAAACCGTTCCATAAGTTCGTAGCCAACGAGTAGGCGATATCATATGATAAAGTAGGTTTTAACATTTCCTTGAATTCGCCCATTCCAAAACCGATCGCTTCAAAAGTCTGGCTGCCGTTAGTAAATTTAATTTTAATATGGCTCCCTGTGTTCCCGACTAGTTTGATGTCAACCGGCTTCAGGTCGTAGCTTGCAAATATCGGTACGGGGTTTCCTTGGCCAAAGGGATCGAGTAACTTTATTTCTCTTGCTAAATTCAGCGTTAGCTGTTCAGGATTCAAATTTGAATCAACTTTGACTTTTGATGTGAAATTCATATCTAGATCGGCTGTAACTTCTATTATTCTTCTTTTGAATTCTTCTATTTTATCAGGAGCTATTTCAAACCCAGCGGCGGCCTCGTGCCCTCCAAAATCTGAAAATAGATCTCTACATGATTCGAGAACTTTAAAAATATTGAAATTCTCAATTGATCTGGCCGATCCTCTTCCTTCACCTTCGTTTATTCCGATCAAAATAGCCGGCTTGTTGAACTTATCGACAACGCGGGAAGCAATTATTCCAATAACTCCGGCATGCCAGTTTTCACCCGAAACAATTATTATTTTTTCCGATGCCAAATTGAGCCTTTCTATTTTTTCAAACACTTCTTTGCCCATTTGGTCGCCAACGCCTTGGCGTCTTATGTTCACTTTGTTCAATTCTTCCGCGTATTTCTTTGCGGTTGTTGGATCTTTTGAAATCAATAAATTCACAGAAAGGGAAGCATGGTCCAATCGCCCAGCCGCATTTATTCGAGGAGCCAAACCAAAATTAATATCCCTGATAGTCAGATCGTTCTTTAATCCCGCAACATCGCATAATGCTTTTATCCCGGGCCTTTTTCTACCATTTAATATGCCGAGCCCTTGTTTTGCCAGTATCCTATTCTCTGCATTTAAGGGAACAACATCTGCTATAGTGCCAAGGGATGCCAAGTCTAATAGGGAAGTAAGGAAAGAATTCTCGGCGATGCCGAAAGCACGAAGTAGGGCCCATGCAAATTTGAAAGCAACACCTGCTCCAGAGAGTTCTCTTGTTTGTGGATTATCAGAGAGTTTTGGATTAACATTTGCGCAAGAGTTTGGAAGTTTTTTTGGCGGCTTATGGTGGTCTGTAACAATAACAGCCATTCCTAACGAATTTGCTTCTTCTATTTCAATATAACTCGATATCCCGCAATCGACTGTAAGTATAATATTCACGCCATCCTCGTTCAATTTCTTTACCGCATCAATATTCAGAGAATAGCCTTCGCCATAGCGTGCCGGTATATAATATGTAGCATTTAATCCCAAGTGATTTAATGTCTCATATAAGATAGAAGTGCCTGTAACTCCGTCAACGTCATAATCGCCATAAACCGCGATCTTTTCGCCGTTTTTTTTGGCTTGAACAATTCTTTCAGCGGCTTTTTTTACGTCTGGAAGTCCAAAAGGGTCGGTTAAGTTAGAAAGGCGAGGGGCTATAAATGCTTGGGCTTCTTTTGGATCTTTAATGCCGCGGTTTAGAATGATCTGGGCAATAACTTGCGATACTTTCAGTTCTTTTGAGAGGTCAGAGCTGTGGGTTGGATCTTGTGGGTATAATTCCCACTTCTTCATCCCTTTTTAAGGAGCATTAACTTTTGGCCGAATTCGACTGGCTTTCCGTTTTCAGCTAATATCTTAACGATCGTTCCCGATACTTCCGATTCTATCTCGTTAAATAATTTCATAGCCTCGATAATGCAGACTACCTTTCCGTTTGTTATATGGTCCCCAATTTTTACAAATGCCGGCGAGTCGGGAGATGGCGCCGAATAAAAAGTCCCGACCATCGGTGATGTTATCGCGATAAGGCCATCCCGCCGTGCTCGCGCTTGATCTCGTATTTTGTCCCGCCTTCTTCAACGGATAATCCCGAGATCTCTTCGGTCTTAACGATCTCAATAAGTTTTTTTATTAATCCAAAATCTACCATTTTATGCCCTCCCTAAGTATTTGCCGTCTCGCGTATCAACTTTCAAAACATCGCCTTCATTTATAAAGAAAGGGACAGAAACAACAAGCCCTGTTTCCGTTGTTGCGGGCTTTCCGCCGGAGACCGTATCTCCCTTATAACCGGGTGAAGTTTCTGTAACTTTAAGTTCAACCGAAGTTGGAAGCGTTACTTCAAGCGCTTCGTCTTCAAGGAAAGCGATATTTACGATAAATCCTTCTTTGATATACTTTTCTGTCCCGCCCATAAGAACTTT from Candidatus Saganbacteria bacterium encodes the following:
- the recJ gene encoding single-stranded-DNA-specific exonuclease RecJ, whose translation is MKKWELYPQDPTHSSDLSKELKVSQVIAQIILNRGIKDPKEAQAFIAPRLSNLTDPFGLPDVKKAAERIVQAKKNGEKIAVYGDYDVDGVTGTSILYETLNHLGLNATYYIPARYGEGYSLNIDAVKKLNEDGVNIILTVDCGISSYIEIEEANSLGMAVIVTDHHKPPKKLPNSCANVNPKLSDNPQTRELSGAGVAFKFAWALLRAFGIAENSFLTSLLDLASLGTIADVVPLNAENRILAKQGLGILNGRKRPGIKALCDVAGLKNDLTIRDINFGLAPRINAAGRLDHASLSVNLLISKDPTTAKKYAEELNKVNIRRQGVGDQMGKEVFEKIERLNLASEKIIIVSGENWHAGVIGIIASRVVDKFNKPAILIGINEGEGRGSARSIENFNIFKVLESCRDLFSDFGGHEAAAGFEIAPDKIEEFKRRIIEVTADLDMNFTSKVKVDSNLNPEQLTLNLAREIKLLDPFGQGNPVPIFASYDLKPVDIKLVGNTGSHIKIKFTNGSQTFEAIGFGMGEFKEMLKPTLSYDIAYSLATNLWNGFETVQLNLVDIKPSAT